Proteins encoded by one window of Chryseobacterium foetidum:
- a CDS encoding OmpA family protein, whose product MKLSLAIVAFALAVPTLGFAQDSTAVSNEQQYPNTFSSGSANVSKFTQESKRFNDWAISAGAGVPLVQSADLTSIKNGNGKNLFGYSMYVSVDKAITHAFGINLQYDRGETRQGWFNTKDAAPSDASVYQRVGARTQYDAISVLGDLNFSNLLRRVDNKSPYRWALHGYAGVGIMGYRAYQKDENNQRLMTEQKLFKGQSFFAQAGTGLKYKINRRLDIEARAMYVYTGDDSFDGGGEQYSNINKREDQISDNFINATLGLSLKLGKHESHLMWHDPLQEIYWKLDVLAEKNQEVEVCKKGDLDNDGVCDDWDRELNTPAGARVDGAGVALDADLDGVIDLYDQCVTVPGPVENNGCPTTPVDSGTVTATDTTLEGIEFDLNSDRILPSNTPILNNAVSYINSSTGTYTVIGATDTRASDAYNQKLSERRANSVKNYLIKNGVDASKLNSVGRGEKDLKYPECDPAEKCPEWKNRANRRVYFEAK is encoded by the coding sequence ATGAAATTAAGTTTAGCAATTGTTGCATTTGCTTTAGCGGTCCCTACACTAGGCTTTGCGCAGGACTCTACAGCAGTGAGTAATGAGCAGCAATATCCAAATACATTTTCGTCAGGATCTGCAAATGTTTCAAAATTCACTCAGGAATCTAAAAGATTTAACGACTGGGCAATTTCTGCCGGTGCCGGTGTGCCATTGGTACAGTCTGCCGACCTTACTTCTATTAAGAATGGTAACGGTAAAAACCTTTTTGGATACTCAATGTATGTAAGTGTTGATAAAGCAATCACTCATGCTTTTGGAATTAACTTACAGTACGACAGAGGAGAAACAAGACAGGGATGGTTTAACACTAAAGATGCTGCTCCTTCTGATGCGTCTGTATACCAAAGAGTAGGTGCAAGAACTCAATATGACGCTATCTCTGTTTTAGGAGATCTCAACTTTTCAAACCTTTTAAGAAGAGTAGATAATAAATCTCCTTACAGATGGGCATTACACGGTTATGCGGGTGTCGGTATCATGGGTTACAGAGCTTATCAGAAAGACGAAAATAATCAAAGATTAATGACTGAGCAGAAATTGTTCAAAGGTCAGTCGTTCTTTGCACAGGCTGGTACTGGTCTGAAATATAAAATCAACAGAAGATTAGATATTGAAGCAAGAGCAATGTACGTTTACACTGGTGACGATTCATTCGATGGTGGTGGTGAACAATACAGCAATATCAATAAAAGAGAAGATCAGATTTCTGATAACTTCATTAACGCAACACTTGGTTTATCTTTGAAGTTAGGAAAACATGAGTCTCACTTGATGTGGCATGATCCATTGCAGGAAATTTATTGGAAACTTGACGTATTGGCTGAGAAAAACCAGGAAGTTGAAGTTTGTAAAAAAGGTGATTTAGATAACGATGGTGTTTGTGACGATTGGGATAGAGAATTGAATACTCCTGCTGGTGCAAGAGTTGACGGTGCCGGTGTTGCTTTGGATGCTGACCTTGACGGTGTTATTGATCTTTACGATCAGTGTGTAACAGTTCCTGGTCCTGTAGAAAACAACGGTTGCCCTACAACACCTGTTGACTCGGGTACCGTAACTGCGACTGATACAACTTTGGAAGGAATTGAATTTGACTTAAATTCAGACAGAATTTTACCTTCAAATACTCCAATTCTTAATAATGCTGTCAGCTACATCAACTCTTCAACGGGTACTTATACTGTAATTGGAGCAACTGATACAAGAGCATCAGATGCTTACAACCAGAAACTTTCTGAAAGAAGAGCAAACAGTGTGAAGAACTATCTGATCAAAAACGGTGTTGATGCTTCTAAGCTTAACTCTGTTGGTAGAGGTGAAAAAGATCTTAAATACCCAGAATGTGACCCTGCTGAAAAATGCCCTGAATGGAAAAACAGAGCAAACAGAAGAGTTTACTTCGAAGCTAAATAA
- a CDS encoding RecQ family ATP-dependent DNA helicase, whose translation MISPQDFTELKSKTLKHFWGYDNFREGQEQIIDSVMNRKDTLVLLPTGAGKSLCYQLPSLLQEGTCLVISPLLALMKDQVNQLKFRGIEAEYLSSELDEFDAEVIYNRCKDGLTKLLYVSPERLTNSLFLQQIEEIQLSFIAVDEAHCISEWGQDFRPSYQNIKEFRKNNPEIPCLALTATATLKVLDEIKNKLELKNPQVFQKSFKRDNIKIFSEEVSDKYQKVFNILRYAKESGIIYVRTRKDAEQLTEYLHRQNIKNVDYFHAGLTTKEKNERQNFWSSSDQNVLISTNAFGMGIDKDNVRFVIHFSPSQSIENYYQEIGRAGRDGKKSYAFLLWNQQELSNFDDILKNQIPNKTEFLKITSFIYSKFQVAEFETPENQFQININGIQNFTKSSTAKIKNVLQFLHNQEIVYYNPNKSFSTLQLSVKPDELDQLPAKDAYFIELLLRSISGITTHKVMFSEMKVSDKIGVSVHLIKERIKELQQKNYLEYIDGSLASIKFLKPRDERVMSSIYWKLFEHIQKNKIQKWEEMKFFIEDNQYCKMKLILSYFGENNTKNCGQCTVCEKNKQSIFGKDVSSEILKVLSKKPATIEEISIQLQFQSKENILENLIFLLDSGKVKMLNFRTYALT comes from the coding sequence ATGATTTCTCCACAAGATTTTACTGAACTGAAAAGTAAAACCCTAAAACATTTTTGGGGTTATGATAATTTCAGAGAAGGACAAGAGCAGATTATAGATTCTGTAATGAATCGGAAGGATACTTTAGTTTTGCTTCCTACGGGTGCAGGAAAATCGTTATGTTATCAGCTTCCTTCTTTGTTGCAGGAAGGAACTTGTCTGGTAATATCTCCTCTGTTAGCATTGATGAAAGATCAGGTCAATCAGTTAAAATTTCGTGGTATTGAAGCGGAATATTTAAGTTCAGAACTGGATGAGTTTGATGCAGAAGTAATCTACAACCGTTGTAAAGATGGTTTAACAAAACTGCTTTACGTTTCCCCGGAACGTCTCACTAACAGTCTGTTCCTCCAACAGATCGAAGAAATTCAACTGTCATTTATAGCAGTGGATGAAGCACACTGTATTTCTGAATGGGGACAGGATTTCAGACCAAGCTACCAAAACATTAAAGAATTCAGAAAAAACAATCCTGAAATACCATGTCTGGCTCTAACTGCCACAGCAACTCTCAAAGTTTTAGATGAAATAAAAAATAAACTGGAACTTAAAAATCCGCAGGTCTTTCAGAAAAGTTTCAAAAGGGATAATATTAAAATTTTCTCAGAGGAGGTTTCAGATAAATATCAAAAAGTTTTCAATATTCTCAGATACGCAAAAGAGTCAGGAATTATCTACGTCAGAACCCGAAAAGATGCTGAGCAGCTTACCGAATATCTTCACAGGCAAAATATCAAAAATGTCGATTATTTTCATGCAGGCTTAACCACTAAAGAAAAAAATGAGCGTCAAAACTTCTGGAGCAGCAGTGATCAGAATGTTTTAATATCCACCAATGCTTTTGGGATGGGTATTGATAAAGACAATGTAAGATTTGTAATTCACTTCTCCCCTTCCCAATCTATTGAAAATTATTATCAGGAAATCGGCCGTGCTGGAAGAGATGGTAAAAAAAGTTATGCATTTCTCCTCTGGAATCAGCAGGAACTTTCAAATTTCGATGATATCTTAAAAAATCAGATTCCCAACAAAACAGAATTTCTGAAGATTACGAGTTTTATCTATTCAAAATTTCAGGTTGCTGAATTTGAAACACCTGAAAATCAGTTTCAGATAAATATCAACGGTATTCAGAATTTCACAAAATCTTCGACGGCAAAAATCAAAAATGTTCTCCAGTTTCTGCACAATCAGGAAATTGTTTATTACAATCCAAACAAAAGCTTTTCAACACTCCAGCTTTCAGTAAAGCCTGATGAACTGGATCAGCTTCCGGCAAAAGATGCATACTTCATCGAACTTCTTTTAAGATCCATCTCTGGAATTACCACGCATAAAGTAATGTTCAGCGAAATGAAAGTGAGCGATAAAATTGGTGTGAGTGTGCATTTAATTAAAGAGAGAATTAAAGAACTTCAGCAAAAGAATTATCTTGAATATATCGACGGATCTCTGGCAAGCATTAAATTTCTGAAACCACGGGACGAACGTGTAATGTCAAGCATTTACTGGAAACTTTTTGAACACATTCAGAAAAATAAAATCCAGAAATGGGAAGAAATGAAATTCTTTATTGAAGACAATCAATACTGCAAAATGAAATTGATTCTCTCCTATTTTGGTGAAAATAATACTAAAAACTGTGGACAATGCACGGTTTGTGAGAAAAACAAACAATCTATTTTCGGAAAAGATGTTTCATCAGAAATCCTAAAGGTTTTAAGTAAAAAACCTGCAACGATTGAGGAAATTTCTATTCAATTGCAGTTTCAGAGCAAAGAGAACATCCTGGAAAACCTGATTTTTTTATTGGATTCGGGCAAAGTAAAAATGTTGAATTTCCGAACGTACGCTTTGACATGA
- the fmt gene encoding methionyl-tRNA formyltransferase translates to MKSLKVVFLGTPEFAKTSLEAIHQSHHEVVGVVTVADKASGRGQKINQSPVKIFAAENNIPVFQPEKLRNSEFLEELRKLDADVFVVVAFRMMPKVLFEMPKMGTFNLHASLLPDYRGAAPINYAVINGEEKTGATTFFINEKIDEGNILLQEEIPVLEDENAGSLHDRLMEMGAKLVVKTLDGLAENSIVERPQPEVEHPKNAYKIFKEDTRIDFSKTSKEVHQFILGMSPYPAAFTTLKIGEEEKGLKIYAGKFELSNEEKPVGSLQISKNDFKIFTKDGIYFPLELQLEGKKRMNVKDFLNGFRNFDEIKMA, encoded by the coding sequence ATGAAATCATTGAAAGTCGTTTTTTTAGGTACTCCGGAGTTTGCAAAGACCTCACTGGAAGCCATCCATCAGTCTCATCATGAAGTTGTAGGCGTTGTAACCGTTGCCGATAAAGCCAGCGGTCGCGGACAAAAAATAAATCAATCTCCCGTAAAAATTTTTGCTGCAGAAAATAATATCCCTGTTTTTCAACCTGAAAAATTAAGAAATTCTGAATTTTTAGAGGAATTGCGAAAATTAGATGCTGATGTTTTCGTTGTCGTTGCTTTCAGAATGATGCCTAAAGTTTTGTTTGAAATGCCTAAAATGGGAACTTTCAACCTTCATGCTTCCCTTCTACCCGATTACAGAGGCGCTGCTCCAATCAACTATGCAGTGATTAACGGAGAAGAAAAAACGGGTGCCACGACATTTTTTATCAATGAAAAAATTGATGAAGGAAATATTTTACTGCAGGAAGAAATTCCGGTTTTGGAAGATGAAAATGCGGGAAGTCTTCATGACAGACTGATGGAAATGGGAGCAAAATTAGTAGTAAAAACACTGGACGGACTAGCCGAAAACTCAATCGTTGAAAGACCTCAGCCTGAAGTTGAACATCCGAAAAACGCTTATAAAATCTTTAAAGAAGACACGAGAATTGATTTTTCTAAAACCTCAAAAGAAGTTCATCAGTTTATCTTAGGAATGTCTCCCTATCCAGCTGCCTTCACGACTTTAAAAATTGGAGAAGAAGAAAAAGGATTAAAAATTTATGCTGGAAAATTTGAACTTTCCAATGAGGAAAAGCCTGTCGGAAGTTTACAGATTTCAAAAAATGATTTTAAAATCTTTACCAAAGACGGAATTTATTTCCCGCTGGAACTTCAGTTAGAAGGTAAGAAAAGAATGAATGTGAAAGATTTTCTGAATGGTTTCAGAAATTTCGACGAAATAAAAATGGCTTGA
- the ribB gene encoding 3,4-dihydroxy-2-butanone-4-phosphate synthase, producing MSDIKLNTIPEAIEDLKNGKIIIVVDDEDRENEGDFLCAAELTTPALINFMAVHGRGLICMPLPEKRCDELGLDVMVSRSSDPKETAFTVSVDLLGDGTSTGISAGDRAKTILALMDEKSKPTDFMRPGHIFPLRARKGGVLKRAGHTEAAIDLTCLAGLKEGGVICEIMNEDGSMSRLPDLQVFAQKHDMKIVSIEDLIHYQLKKGNLIERIEEREVKTAYGDFHFCAFRETSNDQIHFALTKGSWTVDEPVLVRVQSSDSYFDVLTRLNNGEKPQLEKVTSMINEAGKGAIIFINNVSNSENTLRKLQQFLNYQDGQQKHPTAAFNYRDYGIGTQILKNLGINKFRVITQNPDVKPQVGGYDVEVTEMVQL from the coding sequence ATGTCAGATATTAAATTAAATACTATTCCAGAGGCGATTGAAGATCTCAAAAATGGTAAAATAATCATAGTCGTAGACGATGAAGACAGAGAAAATGAAGGTGACTTTCTTTGTGCTGCCGAGCTTACAACACCAGCCTTGATCAACTTCATGGCAGTTCACGGAAGAGGTTTGATCTGTATGCCACTTCCTGAAAAAAGATGTGATGAATTAGGATTGGACGTGATGGTAAGCCGCAGCAGCGATCCTAAAGAAACTGCTTTCACCGTTTCTGTTGACCTTTTGGGTGACGGAACTTCTACCGGAATTTCGGCAGGTGACAGAGCGAAAACGATATTAGCTTTGATGGATGAAAAGTCCAAGCCGACAGATTTCATGCGTCCGGGTCACATTTTCCCGCTTCGTGCTAGAAAAGGTGGTGTTTTGAAAAGAGCCGGTCACACTGAGGCTGCGATTGATTTAACTTGTCTGGCAGGTTTAAAAGAAGGTGGTGTCATCTGTGAAATCATGAACGAAGACGGTTCTATGTCACGTTTGCCGGATTTGCAGGTCTTCGCACAAAAGCATGATATGAAAATCGTTTCTATTGAAGATTTGATTCATTATCAGCTTAAAAAAGGTAATTTAATTGAAAGAATTGAAGAAAGAGAAGTGAAAACGGCTTACGGAGATTTTCATTTCTGCGCGTTCAGGGAAACGTCTAACGACCAGATTCACTTCGCGTTAACGAAAGGATCCTGGACGGTTGATGAGCCTGTTTTAGTAAGAGTTCAGTCTTCTGATTCTTATTTTGACGTTTTGACGAGACTGAACAATGGTGAAAAACCTCAGCTGGAAAAAGTAACTTCGATGATTAACGAAGCCGGAAAAGGAGCGATTATTTTCATCAATAATGTTTCGAATTCTGAAAATACTTTAAGAAAATTACAGCAGTTCCTCAATTATCAGGACGGTCAGCAAAAACATCCGACGGCTGCATTCAATTACAGAGATTACGGTATCGGAACTCAGATTTTAAAGAATTTAGGAATTAATAAATTCAGAGTAATCACTCAAAATCCTGACGTAAAACCACAAGTTGGAGGTTATGATGTTGAGGTGACGGAGATGGTTCAGCTTTAA
- a CDS encoding LLM class flavin-dependent oxidoreductase, which translates to MKHFEISVLDLAPVKQGKTIHDTFQDSLSLANFAENLDYKRFWLAEHHNMESIASSATSVLIGFIANGTKKIRVGSGGIMLPNHSSLVIAEQFGTLESLFPGRIDLGLGRAPGTDGLTAQALGRNPAIINEQFPRQILELQKYFSKENSNALVRAIPGEGLDIPMYILGSSTDSAWLAAELGLPYAFAGHFAPEQMDMAFKIYREHFEPSKYLDKPFVLACVNGVAAETSEEAHFLSTTLFQAFINIIRNDRKPFPAPVEDMDAIWSAMEKSMVLQKLKFSFIGNQDEVAEQIKNFQEKYQVDELMINSHIYDHQKRLESYNIIKKATDSLVG; encoded by the coding sequence ATGAAACATTTCGAAATATCCGTGCTTGACTTAGCCCCCGTAAAACAAGGCAAAACCATTCACGATACTTTTCAGGACAGTTTGTCTTTGGCCAACTTCGCTGAAAATTTAGATTATAAAAGATTCTGGCTTGCTGAACATCACAATATGGAAAGCATTGCCAGTTCTGCAACTTCAGTACTGATTGGTTTTATCGCCAACGGAACAAAAAAAATAAGAGTCGGTTCAGGTGGAATTATGCTTCCCAATCACAGTTCGCTCGTTATAGCCGAACAGTTCGGAACTTTAGAATCACTTTTCCCCGGAAGAATTGATTTGGGTCTGGGAAGAGCTCCCGGAACCGATGGATTGACGGCTCAGGCATTGGGGCGAAATCCTGCAATTATTAACGAACAGTTTCCGAGACAGATTTTGGAATTACAGAAATATTTTTCCAAAGAAAATTCAAATGCTTTGGTTCGTGCGATTCCGGGTGAAGGTTTGGATATTCCAATGTATATTCTCGGTTCGAGTACAGACAGCGCGTGGCTGGCTGCAGAATTGGGATTGCCTTACGCTTTTGCCGGACATTTTGCTCCAGAACAAATGGATATGGCGTTTAAAATTTACAGAGAACACTTCGAGCCTTCGAAATATTTGGATAAACCTTTTGTTTTGGCTTGTGTGAATGGAGTTGCCGCAGAAACTTCTGAGGAAGCTCATTTTCTTTCTACGACATTGTTTCAGGCATTCATCAACATCATCAGAAACGACAGAAAGCCTTTTCCGGCGCCGGTTGAAGATATGGATGCGATTTGGTCAGCCATGGAAAAGTCTATGGTTTTACAGAAATTAAAATTCAGTTTTATTGGAAATCAGGATGAAGTTGCTGAACAGATCAAAAACTTTCAGGAAAAATATCAGGTGGATGAACTGATGATTAATTCTCACATTTACGATCACCAAAAACGTTTGGAATCTTACAATATTATTAAAAAAGCTACAGACTCTTTAGTTGGATAA